The following are encoded together in the Zygosaccharomyces rouxii strain CBS732 chromosome C complete sequence genome:
- the ICL1 gene encoding isocitrate lyase 1 (highly similar to uniprot|P28240 Saccharomyces cerevisiae YER065C ICL1 Isocitrate lyase catalyzes the formation of succinate and glyoxylate from isocitrate a key reaction of the glyoxylate cycle expression of ICL1 is induced by growth on ethanol and repressed by growth on glucose) — MSTIDTSKFSNFNLLQKEIDTQTAEIEKWWSHPRWSQTKRLYNARDIAAKSGTFPKNDYPSSIQAKKLYNVLEKHNEQGTTARTFGALDPVHVTQMAKYLDTIYVSGWQCSSTSSTSNEPGPDLADYPMDTVPNKVEHLFKAQQFHDRKQLEARSHATSQSELDAMGPATDYLTPIVADADAGHGGLTAVFKLTKMFIERGAAGIHMEDQTSTNKKCGHMAGRCVVPVQEHVNRLNTIRMCADIMRSDLVIVARSDSEAANLLSSSIDPKDHYYIVGATNPEVDDEPFAEVMDRAILEGKSGDELQQIEQQWIAKAGLKLFHEAFRDEVEKSDIPNKGEVLDKFNSRVGPYSGVSIREQRKLALELIGRPIYFDWDVPRVRDGLYRYQGGTKCAIMRARAFAPHADLVWMESNYPDYEQAREFAEGVREVFPNKMLAYNLSPSFNWTTAMSVAEQKTFVERLGRLGYCWQFITLAGIHTTALAVHNFARDYAQRGMEAYAQDVQKVEMNNGVDLLKHQQWSGASYVDSLLKLAQGGVSATAAMGKGVTEDQFKANS, encoded by the coding sequence ATGTCAACTATCGATACTTCCAAGTTTTCCAACTTTAACCTTCTACAAAAGGAGATTGATACTCAAACtgctgaaattgaaaaatggtggtCACATCCCAGATGGTCTCAAACAAAACGTCTTTACAATGCAAGAGATATTGCCGCCAAGAGCGGTACTTTCCCCAAAAATGATTATCCATCTTCCATCCAAGCCAAAAAGTTGTACAATGTTTTAGAAAAGCATAATGAGCAAGGTACCACCGCGCGTACCTTTGGTGCTCTAGATCCTGTTCACGTTACGCAGATGGCAAAATATCTCGACACTATCTACGTTTCCGGCTGGCAATGTTCTTCAACGTCCTCCACTTCAAATGAACCAGGCCCCGACTTGGCCGACTATCCTATGGATACCGTTCCTAACAAAGTGGAACATTTGTTTAAGGCTCAGCAATTCCATGATAGAAAGCAGTTGGAGGCACGCTCCCATGCAACTTCTCAAAGCGAATTGGATGCAATGGGACCTGCAACCGATTATCTAACACCTATCGTCGCTGATGCCGATGCTGGCCATGGTGGGTTAACCGCTGTTTTCAAACTGACCAAAATGTTCATCGAAAGAGGCGCCGCCGGTATTCACATGGAAGATCAAACTTCTACCAATAAAAAATGTGGACATATGGCAGGGAGATGCGTCGTGCCGGTACAAGAGCACGTTAATCGTTTGAATACAATTAGAATGTGTGCCGATATTATGAGATCCGATTTGGTCATTGTTGCACGTTCCGATTCGGAGGCGGCTAATTTGTTGTCATCCTCGATCGACCCCAAGGATCATTATTACATCGTCGGAGCTACTAATCCTGAAGTTGACGATGAGCCGTTTGCCGAAGTAATGGATCGTGCCATCTTAGAAGGTAAATCAGGGGATGAATTGCAACAAATTGAACAGCAATGGATAGCTAAAGCGGGTCTTAAATTGTTCCATGAAGCCTTCAGagatgaagtggaaaagTCGGATATACCTAACAAAGGAGAAGTTCTAGACAAATTTAACTCTCGCGTGGGGCCATATTCAGGCGTTTCCATCCGTGAACAGCGCAAGTTGGCTTTGGAACTAATTGGTCGCCCCATCTATTTCGATTGGGATGTCCCTCGGGTCCGCGATGGTCTCTACCGTTACCAAGGTGGCACCAAGTGTGCCATTATGAGAGCCCGCGCATTTGCTCCTCATGCAGATTTGGTCTGGATGGAATCTAACTATCCCGATTACGAGCAAGCAAGAGAGTTTGCCGAAGGCGTTCGTGAAGTCTTCCCCAATAAGATGTTAGCCTACAATTTGTCTCCATCTTTCAACTGGACGACTGCAATGTCTGTTGCCGAACAAAAAACCTTTGTGGAAAGATTGGGCCGTCTGGGCTATTGTTGGCAATTTATTACATTAGCTGGCATTCACACAACTGCATTGGCAGTGCATAACTTCGCCCGCGACTACGCGCAAAGGGGTATGGAAGCCTATGCGCAAGATGTTCAGAAGGTAGAAATGAATAACGGCGTCGATCTCTTAAAACATCAACAGTGGTCGGGCGCAAGTTATGTCGATTCACTCTTAAAACTCGCACAGGGAGGTGTTTCCGCAACTGCTGCCATGGGCAAGGGTGTGACAGAAGACCAATTCAAGGCAAATTCGTAA
- a CDS encoding uncharacterized protein (no similarity), which produces MPLRKGPYAIRKLERDHFVNIRQSFDSFTTIQPVKRTSSRPPKSNLCVLQFAIWTRVQLSRVMSRIQQVYKESQ; this is translated from the coding sequence ATGCCATTGAGGAAGGGACCGTATGCAATTAGGAAATTAGAGAGAGATCATTTTGTCAATATACGACAATCCTTCGATTCTTTCACTACGATTCAACCCGTAAAACGTACTAGTTCTCGACCCCCCAAATCCAACTTGTGTGTCTTGCAATTCGCTATATGGACCCGAGTTCAATTATCTAGGGTAATGTCGCGTATTCAACAAGTATATAAAGAAAGCCAGTGA
- a CDS encoding uncharacterized protein (similar to uniprot|P40043 Saccharomyces cerevisiae YER067W Hypothetical ORF), with protein MAKKNKGPKVTTVTNKQGETLQVFETLEDFETFIKQETEDDEFDHIHCVLNYYPPFLLHHSHNDPEKISDQNNCHSRKFVRHLHQHVEKHLLKDLAVALQSPDLKFSNKSKDQTFEKIVWLYNDDASYHDKPFHVAVEVTARHDDALVNVDYRTTPRTIAV; from the coding sequence ATGgccaagaagaacaaaggACCAAAAGTTACTACAGTTACAAACAAGCAAGGTGAGACTTTGCAGGTCTTTGAAACTCTAGAAGATTTTGAGACCTTCATCAAGCAAGAAACAGAGGATGATGAGTTTGATCACATCCACTGTGTGTTGAACTACTATCCTCCATTTTTACTTCATCATTCTCATAATGATCCTGAGAAAATATCTGATCAGAACAACTGTCACTCTAGGAAATTCGTCCGTCACCTGCATCAACATGTGGAAAAGCACCTACTAAAGGATTTGGCAGTTGCTTTGCAATCaccagatttgaaatttagtAACAAATCGAAGGATCagacttttgaaaagattgttTGGTTATATAACGACGATGCTTCCTATCACGATAAACCCTTCCATGTGGCTGTCGAGGTTACCGCTAGACATGATGACGCCCTTGTGAACGTGGACTACAGAACCACACCAAGGACAATTGCTGTCTGA
- the MOT2 gene encoding CCR4-NOT core ubiquitin-protein ligase subunit MOT2 (similar to uniprot|P34909 Saccharomyces cerevisiae YER068W MOT2 Component of the CCR4-NOT transcription regulatory complex which represses transcription at least in part by inhibiting functional TBP-DNA interactions and also aids in transcription elongation interacts with C-terminal region of Not1p) has protein sequence MALNPHVHENLKAIQRALSNYDMSFLSDDEEDFCPLCLEPMDITDKNFKPCPCGYQICQFCYNNIRQNEELNGRCPACRRKYDDDSVEYVVLTVEELRMEREKQTRKEWERKQREKERKESEYANRKHLAGMRVIQKNLVYVVGVNPPVPYEEVAGVLKSDKYFGQYGKISKIVVNRKTPVGSNNDHYHSNTSNNSSSATNASGNANGPSGTVPGYGVYITFAKKEDAARCIAQVDGTYMDGRLVKAAYGTTKYCSSYLRGLPCPNPNCMFLHEPGEEADSFNRKELSNKPTTQRNTQSNGPIYRSGGAGGHFSGTSSPAAVKVQLHHDHHSNGSSTPILTPAPVPTGSNPWGVSNNTAQLNSISLSKNGSAHNLPTLGETLSQQQQQQQQQQQQQQQQQQQQQQQQQQHGISNESSNNHSKKKQQDKSNGKDYADPYDALGSAVAFLDERINWFSNYQNHEFHLQTNLVDDETYGHYPSLFSWENLDTSEQSDQTLTRKLVDILAINPVDYSASVISFLQNASASTNLTSNASNTPVAAAAAAAAAANTTPATTTTPLPQQIHLHQQVPPPAAAAAAAAAAAGGPAQHQQHPLNVNTPPPPGIFTPHQMALHQQQQQQQQQPMAAETAATPNSADFLNQLINGRRVAAGN, from the coding sequence ATGGCACTAAATCCGCATGTTCACGAGAACCTAAAGGCCATTCAAAGGGCTTTAAGCAACTATGATATGTCATTTTTaagtgatgatgaggaggaTTTTTGTCCACTTTGTCTTGAACCTATGGATATTACTGACAAGAACTTCAAACCCTGTCCCTGTGGATATCAAATCTGCCAGTTTTGCTATAACAATATCAGacaaaatgaagaattaaatgGTAGATGTCCTGCATGTCGTCGTAAATATGACGATGACAGCGTTGAATACGTTGTATTGACAGTGGAAGAATTAAGGatggaaagagaaaagcAGACACGTAAGGAATGGGAAAGGAAACAACGTGAAAAGGAACGCAAGGAAAGTGAGTACGCTAATAGAAAGCACTTGGCAGGAATGCGTgtaattcaaaaaaatctGGTCTATGTGGTTGGTGTTAACCCTCCAGTGCCATATGAGGAAGTCGCTGGTGTACTAAAATCAGACAAATATTTTGGTCAATACGGTAAGATCAGTAAGATTGTTGTTAATAGGAAGACTCCTGttggtagtaataatgatCATTACCATTCTAATACTAGCAATAATAGCAGTAGTGCAACCAATGCAAGTGGTAATGCCAATGGTCCTAGTGGTACCGTTCCTGGTTATGGTGTTTACATTACATTTGCCAAAAAGGAAGATGCAGCACGCTGTATTGCTCAAGTTGATGGTACCTATATGGATGGCAGATTGGTAAAAGCCGCCTATGGTACGACGAAGTATTGTTCATCATATTTACGTGGATTACCATGTCCAAATCCAAACTGTATGTTTCTTCATGAACCTGGTGAAGAAGCGGATTCATTTAACcgtaaagaattgagtAATAAACCAACTACACAACGTAATACTCAAAGTAATGGGCCAATTTACAGAAGTGGTGGCGCTGGTGGTCATTTCTCAGGTACTTCTTCACCTGCAGCTGTTAAAGTCCAGCTTCATCATGATCATCACAGCAATGGTAGTTCAACTCCAATTTTAACACCTGCGCCTGTACCCACAGGTTCAAATCCCTGGGGGGTTTCTAACAATACGGCACAACTTAACTCAATTAGTCTTTCGAAAAATGGTAGTGCACATAATTTACCAACATTGGGTGAAACTTTAAGccaacagcaacaacaacaacaacaacaacagcagcaacaacaacagcaacaacaacaacagcagcaacaacaacaacaacatgGAATTAGCAATGAAAGCTCTAATAACCATagtaagaagaaacaaCAAGATAAATCTAACGGTAAGGATTACGCTGATCCATATGATGCGCTAGGTAGTGCGGTTGCCTTCTTagatgaaagaattaaTTGGTTCTCCAATTACCAAAATCATGAATTCCATTTACAAACTAATTTAGTGGATGATGAAACTTATGGTCATTATCCATCTTTGTTTTCCTGGGAAAACTTAGACACTTCCGAACAAAGTGATCAAACTTTGACAAGAAAATTGGTGGACATCCTTGCAATTAATCCTGTGGATTATTCTGCATCTGTGATTtcatttttacaaaatgcaAGTGCAAGTACAAATTTAACATCAAATGCAAGCAATACCCCAGTTGCTGCTGCcgcagcagcagcagcagcggCTAACACTACCCCTGCAACTACCACTACACCACTACCTCAACAGATTCATCTACATCAACAAGTACCACCCCCAGCGGCGGCAGCAGCAGCGgcggcagcagcagcaggAGGACCAGcacaacatcaacaacatccCCTAAATGTTAATAcgccaccaccaccaggTATTTTTACACCCCACCAAATGGCTCtgcatcaacaacaacaacagcagcaacaacaacctATGGCCGCTGAAACTGCTGCAACTCCAAATTCAGCTGATTTTCTCAATCAGTTGATTAACGGTAGAAGAGTCGCTGCAGGAAACTAA
- the SNP1 gene encoding U1 snRNP complex subunit SNP1 (similar to uniprot|Q00916 Saccharomyces cerevisiae YIL061C SNP1 U1snRNP 70K protein homolog), whose protein sequence is MSYNTSKFPSDVSRLFKPRPPLEYKRPVDYPPEKRQTCPHITGVSQLLGEQLSSYVNQFPQGSDNKYLQKYEEASHAKDNEYAKLNQETRGWEPHKDPNIKETDPFKTIFVGRLPYDTTEMELQREFSKFGDIERIRVVRDKVTNKSKGYAFVLFTNPQSSRMACKEIGIHRGLEIKGRIAIVDIERGRTIKYFKPRRLGGGLGGRGYTKTHGSMTSNVPSKFGNRPITTPRPAYSGPSRFSSSTPLLPNDSKIPNRYGGNMARRPGLGGDASPSQPPPATTSYRSRYSRTKETRSTNVEEPDY, encoded by the coding sequence ATGTCTTATAATACCTCTAAGTTTCCTTCCGATGTTTCACGACTATTCAAGCCAAGACCGCCATTAGAATACAAGAGACCAGTTGATTATCCACCTGAGAAGAGACAAACATGTCCACATATTACAGGAGTTTCACAACTACTAGGAGAACAGCTATCATCTTACGTTAATCAATTCCCCCAGGGCTCAGATAATAAGTACCTGCAAAAGTACGAAGAGGCGTCTCATGCAAAGGACAACGAATACGCCAAGTTGAATCAAGAGACTCGTGGATGGGAACCTCATAAAGATCCAAACATCAAGGAAACCGATCCATTCAAGACGATATTTGTTGGTAGATTACCATATGATACAACAGAGATGGAACTACAAAGAGAATTCAGTAAATTTGGTGATATTGAAAGAATTCGTGTCGTTAGAGATAAAGTTACCAACAAATCTAAAGGTTATGCATTCGTACTATTCACCAATCCACAGAGCAGTAGAATGGCTTGTAAGGAGATTGGAATCCACCGAGGATTAGAAATCAAGGGTCGTATCGCCAttgttgatattgaaaGAGGGAGAACTATCAAGTATTTCAAACCAAGACGTCTTGGCGGTGGATTAGGCGGCAGAGGCTATACGAAAACTCACGGATCGATGACGTCAAATGTACCgtcaaaatttggtaacAGGCCTATTACAACACCAAGACCAGCGTACAGCGGTCCCAGCAGATTTTCTAGCAGTACGCCACTTCTTCCGAACGACTCAAAGATACCTAATCGATATGGGGGCAATATGGCAAGACGTCCTGGGCTAGGAGGAGATGCATCACCTTCTCAACCTCCTCCTGCTACTACTTCCTACAGATCTAGATATTCAAGAACTAAAGAGACAAGATCTACAAATGTCGAAGAACCCGATTACTAG
- the ARG56 gene encoding bifunctional acetylglutamate kinase/N-acetyl-gamma-glutamyl-phosphate reductase (highly similar to uniprot|Q01217 Saccharomyces cerevisiae YER069W ARG5 6 Bifunctional enzyme with acetylglutamate kinase and N-acetyl-gamma-glutamyl-phosphate reductase activities catalyzes the second and third steps in the biosynthesis of the arginine precursor ornithine forms a complex with Arg2p): MSSTSLLLSTKGFSGARFQKVASVLTKCAASNITSQNASQRVSSGFSRKRVGYSKRYMSSANGVGSPSTRSTVVQLLNNISTKREVEQYLKYFTSVSQQQFAVIKVGGAIISDNLQELASCLAFLYHVGLYPIVLHGTGPQVNEKLEALGVEPDYIDGIRITDETTMSVVRQCFLEQNLKLVTALEQLGVRARPITSGVFTANYLDEEKYKLVGDITGVTKDAVEASIKAGALPILTSLAETPSGQMLNVNADVAAGELARVFEPLKIVYLNEKGGIINGETNEKVSMINLDEEYDLLMQQSWVKYGTKLKIREIKELLDYLPRSSSVAIINVQDLQKELFTDSGAGTMIRRGYKLSKVASLPEFPSPDALREALSNDIDIASGKQSVATYLRELEHSDFAAYADEPMDVLAIIRKNHTVPKLDKFICTESAWLNNVSDNVFTALRNDFPSLQWIVNEDNPNIAWHFDKSQGSYLKNGKVLFWYGVDDLNTASKIIQEFITSVSQAAGSPSHGRAFASGQSSRAYSTRSAAKPQGTNKSVGRVGLIGARGHTGSNLVSLINTHPYLEVAHVSSRELKGKKLQGYNKSEVIYETLQHEDVQKLESQGAVDFWVMALPNKVCEPYVEAIESAKGKGKIIDLSADHRFVPEDQWAYGLPELNSRDSIANAKKIANPGCFATGSQLLIAPLCDLITGLPTVFGVSGYSGAGTKPSPKNDPKVLSNNLIPYTLTNHIHEREISTHLNQEVAFIPHVGQWFQGISLSVSIPIKKGSLTSESVQELYQNFYNGEKLVHVQKDIPLVRDIGGTHGVSIGGFKVNDQGDRVVVCGTIDNLLKGAATQCLQNMNLALKYGEYEGIPDDKILQ; this comes from the coding sequence ATGTCTTCCACCAGTTTGTTGCTCTCTACCAAGGGCTTTAGCGGTGcaagatttcaaaaggttgCATCTGTCCTGACCAAATGTGCAGCATCCAATATCACTTCTCAAAACGCCTCTCAGAGGGTTTCAAGTGGGTTTTCCAGGAAAAGAGTTGGCTACTCTAAGAGATATATGTCATCTGCGAATGGTGTTGGTTCTCCTAGTACCAGATCAACTGTGGTTCAACTTTTGAACAATATTAGTACTAAAAGAGAAGTGGAacaatatttgaaatattttaCATCTGTATCCCAACAGCAGTTTGCAGTGATTAAGGTTGGTGGTGCCATCATCAGTGACAATTTACAGGAATTGGCATCTTGTTTGGCATTTTTGTACCATGTAGGTCTATACCCAATCGTGTTACATGGTACAGGACCTCAAGTTAACGAAAAGTTAGAGGCACTTGGTGTAGAACCTGACTACATTGATGGTATTAGAATTACCGATGAGACTACCATGTCAGTCGTTAGACAATGTTTCTTGGAACAAAACTTGAAGTTGGTTACAGCATTAGAACAATTGGGTGTTCGTGCAAGACCTATTACTTCCGGTGTCTTTACCGCCAATTActtggatgaagaaaaatacaaattAGTTGGTGATATTACGGGTGTAACTAAGGATGCCGTCGAGGCCTCCATCAAGGCAGGTGCATTGCCAATCTTGACATCTTTAGCTGAAACCCCCTCCGGTCAAATGCTTAACGTTAACGCAGACGTAGCTGCCGGTGAATTGGCTCGTGTTTTTGAACCATTGAAAATTGTCTACTTGAATGAAAAGGGCGGTATTATCAATGGTGAAACCAATGAAAAGGTCTCTATGATTAActtagatgaagaatacgATCTTTTAATGCAACAGAGTTGGGTTAAATATGGTACCAAGTTAAAGATTAgagaaatcaaagaattgttgGACTATTTACCACGTTCATCATCCGTTGCCATTATTAACGTTCAAGATCTACAAAAGGAATTGTTTACAGATTCTGGTGCAGGTACAATGATTAGAAGAGGTTACAAATTAAGCAAAGTTGCATCATTACCTGAATTCCCATCTCCAGATGCTCTCAGAGAAGCATTGTCCAATGACATTGATATTGCTTCTGGTAAACAAAGTGTTGCTACTTATTTGAGGGAACTAGAACATTCAGATTTTGCCGCCTATGCAGATGAACCAATGGATGTTCTAGCAATCATTAGAAAAAATCATACCGTCCccaaattggataaattcaTCTGTACAGAATCTGCTTGGTTAAACAACGTTAGTGATAACGTTTTTACCGCATTGCGTAACGATTTCCCATCTCTACAATGGATAGTCAATGAAGataatccaaatattgCTTGGCACTTTGACAAATCTCAAGGTtcttatttgaaaaatggtaaagtttTGTTCTGGTATGGTGTGGATGACTTAAACACTGCTTCAAAGATCAtacaagaatttatcaCTAGCGTTTCTCAAGCTGCAGGTTCTCCATCTCATGGTCGCGCCTTTGCTTCTGGCCAATCTTCTAGAGCTTATTCCACCAGATCTGCCGCTAAACCTCAAGGCACAAATAAATCCGTCGGTCGTGTTGGTTTAATTGGTGCTAGAGGGCATACTGGTAGTAATTTGGTTTCTTTGATTAATACTCATCCGTATTTGGAAGTGGCACACGTCTCTTCTCGTGAATTGAAGGGTAAAAAACTACAAGGTTATAACAAATCTGAAGTTATTTACGAGACATTACAACACGAAGATGTTCAAAAATTAGAATCTCAAGGTGCTGTTGATTTCTGGGTCATGGCACTACCAAACAAAGTTTGTGAACCATACGTCGAAGCTATCGAGAGTGCGAAGGGAAAGGGAAAGATTATTGATCTTTCCGCAGACCACAGATTTGTTCCTGAAGATCAGTGGGCTTATGGTCTTCCAGAATTAAACAGCAGAGATAGTATCGCCAATGCCAAAAAGATTGCTAACCCTGGTTGTTTCGCCACTGGTTCTCAACTATTAATTGCTCCATTGTGCGACTTAATCACTGGATTGCCTACTGTTTTTGGTGTTTCCGGTTACTCAGGTGCTGGTACCAAACCCTCCCCCAAGAATGACCCAAAGGTTTTGAGTAACAATTTGATCCCATACACTTTGACCAACCACATTCACGAACGTGAAATCTCTACTCATTTAAACCAAGAAGTAGCATTTATACCTCATGTGGGTCAATGGTTCCAAGGTATTTCACTATCAGTTTCCATCCCAATCAAGAAAGGTTCCTTAACATCTGAATCCGTGCAAGAATTATACCAAAATTTCTacaatggtgaaaaattggtacATGTGCAAAAGGATATCCCATTGGTCAGAGACATTGGTGGTACTCATGGTGTATCCATTGGTGGTTTCAAAGTTAATGACCAAGGTGATCGTGTTGTTGTATGTGGTACTATCGATAACCTACTCAAAGGTGCAGCTACCCAGTGCTTGCAAAACATGAACTTGGCGCTTAAATACGGTGAATACGAAGGTATTCCAGACGACAAAATTCTCCAGTAA
- the ARC15 gene encoding Arc15p (similar to uniprot|P40518 Saccharomyces cerevisiae YIL062C ARC15 Subunit of the ARP2/3 complex which is required for the motility and integrity of cortical actin patches) codes for MEDWRRIDIDAFDPESGRLTAQDLIPPYVQQTDPQAVQQQISQLKSFATSGDINSALQLATSDPPYGADDSTKALYFRAVLETLTQVRQADIANVVKQLQPQQQDVLIKYLYRGMSIPEGQRQGGILLAWFEKLTQVAGVQPVMHYLTDRRTV; via the coding sequence ATGGAAGATTGGAGAAGAATTGACATCGATGCATTCGATCCAGAAAGTGGTAGGTTAACGGCTCAAGATCTTATACCTCCATATGTTCAACAGACAGATCCACAAGCTGTACAGCAacaaatttctcaattgaaatcatttGCCACCAGTGGTGATATTAATTCTGCATTACAATTGGCAACATCTGATCCACCATACGGTGCTGATGACAGTACAAAGGCCCTATATTTCCGTGCCGTTTTAGAGACTTTGACCCAAGTGAGACAGGCTGACATTGCGAATGTTGTCAAGCAATtacaaccacaacagcaaGATGTACTTATCAAATACCTTTACAGGGGTATGTCAATACCTGAAGGACAGAGACAGGGTGGTATCTTGCTAGCTTggtttgaaaaattaacCCAAGTAGCTGGCGTTCAACCAGTAATGCATTACTTGACGGATAGAAGAACCGTGTAG
- the YRB2 gene encoding Yrb2p (some similarities with uniprot|P40517 Saccharomyces cerevisiae YIL063C YRB2 Ran-GTPase-binding protein involved in nuclear export nuclear protein interacts with Gsp1p and Crm1p) — MAADQEKKVSTEDENKNKRVREEEVKDLKETKKVKTDEEKKEEKKNEKEVEKLEDKKEDKKEKSQDEEDKKEEDKEGKEEQEEKEEKLVSKEKDPKESQNENKNDPDSKEKSASQESKPKFVFGASSSFGSGFKVASSGPLNNEEAKKDLSREAGTPKPSAFGSGLSFGGGFGVLKASDKEDSKEKTPEPSSDAKERSRESSSASSSANGTKLQKQDVKSGEESEETIYQANAKLYQLADIEAGWKERGIGVIKVNKNVNTGKSRLVMRSRGILKVILNLSLVKGFTVQKGFVGSMQGEKFIRMVTQDDNKSPIQTAVKTGSKEIAEDLYDSIVKLIPK, encoded by the coding sequence ATGGCTGCTGATCAGGAAAAGAAAGTCTCAactgaagatgagaataaGAACAAGAGAGTGAGAGAGGAAGAGGTAAAAGATTTAAAAGAGACCAAGAAGGTCAAGACagatgaagagaagaaggaggagaagaagaatgaaAAGGAAGTAGAAAAGCTGGAGGATAAGAAGGAGGAtaagaaggagaaaagtCAGGATGAGGAAGATAAGAAAGAGGAGGACAAGGAAGGGAAGGAAGAGCAAGAAGAGAAGGAAGAGAAGTTAGTTTCTAAAGAGAAAGATCCTAAAGAGTCACAGaatgaaaacaaaaatgATCCTGATAgtaaagaaaaatctgCAAGTCAAGAATCTAAACCCAAATTTGTCTTCGGAGCCAGTTCAAGTTTTGGATCAGGATTCAAAGTTGCTAGTAGTGGTCCTTTAAATAATGAAGAAGCCAAGAAGGACCTTTCTAGGGAAGCAGGGACACCAAAGCCATCGGCGTTTGGATCAGGTCTTTcatttggtggtggatttgGAGTATTAAAGGCTTCAGATAAGGAAGACAGCAAGGAAAAGACACCAGAACCAAGCTCCGATGCTAAGgaaagatcaagagaatcGTCATCAGCCTCATCAAGTGCTAATGGAACGAAGTTACAAAAGCAAGATGTAAAATCTGgtgaagaatctgaagaaacCATATACCAAGCAAATGCCAAACTATATCAATTGGCAGATATTGAAGCGGgttggaaagaaagaggTATTGGCGTTATTAAAGTTAACAAAAATGTAAATACTGGAAAATCACGTCTTGTTATGAGATCTCGTGGTATCCTTAAAGTCATACTAAATCTTTCGCTTGTTAAAGGTTTTACAGTGCAAAAGGGCTTCGTTGGATCGATGCAAGGTGAGAAATTCATTAGAATGGTTACacaagatgataataaatCCCCCATACAAACTGCTGTTAAGACTGGAAGTAAAGAAATCGCTGAAGATCTTTATGACAGCATTGTCAAGTTGATTccaaaataa